The following coding sequences lie in one Oscillatoria sp. FACHB-1406 genomic window:
- the glyS gene encoding glycine--tRNA ligase subunit beta — translation MPTLLLEVGTEELPADFVASAIAQWQKRIPKSLEEQSLVPDAIAVYATPRRLSVLLEGLPAQQSDRAEDIKGPPAAAAFKDGKPTPAAEGFARKQGVSLEALEVRPTEKGEFVFARKETPGQPATEILQRLIPQWIASLEGRRFMRWGDGDLRFPRPIRWLVTLLDEEVLPLTLVNGSDKIESDRVSRGHRVLHPEPVVISNAADYLETLRGAGVEVDPAVRRSAIEQQIAAAAQQLHGYAEVYPELLDEVVNLVEWPTAVAGKFDEEFSSLPTEAIATVMVTHQRYFPVKETADKNSVLLPNFIAISNGDPAKSDIITAGNERVIRARLADARFFYDADCSEPFETYLPQLDTVTFQEDLGTMHDKVERLIEIAEEICKQLDLPQQEREWVERAALLCKVDLVSQMVYEFPELQGVMGQKYALASGEPEAVATAIFEHYLPRGADDVLPESAIGQIVGIADRLDTLISIFGLGMLPTGSSDPFALRRAANAIINIIWHANLGINLDELLAQFGKDFASNHEDKESPYPALQEFFVQRIRTLLQDELGIDYDLVNAAIAEEDAEYCDRALNDLLDVRDRAVFLQTIRDNKTLDNIYETVNRSTRLAVKGDLDTETLEPENLIDPSLFEKGCERDFYEALVQLVPKTKAARDERNYQLLVDNLAQIAPVVSNFFDGEDSVLVMAENPDVQKNRLNLLGLLRNHARVLADFGRIVK, via the coding sequence ATGCCTACGTTGTTATTAGAAGTCGGTACTGAAGAGTTACCCGCAGATTTTGTTGCCAGCGCGATCGCGCAATGGCAAAAGCGCATCCCCAAAAGCTTAGAGGAACAGTCCCTCGTCCCGGACGCGATCGCGGTTTACGCAACACCCCGCCGTCTCAGCGTTCTCCTCGAAGGACTTCCCGCCCAACAAAGCGATCGCGCCGAGGACATTAAGGGGCCGCCCGCTGCTGCTGCGTTTAAGGATGGCAAACCAACTCCCGCTGCTGAGGGGTTTGCGCGCAAACAAGGCGTTTCTTTAGAGGCGTTGGAAGTACGCCCGACGGAGAAAGGCGAGTTTGTTTTCGCGCGCAAGGAAACGCCGGGACAGCCTGCGACGGAGATTTTACAGCGCCTAATTCCGCAATGGATTGCCAGCTTGGAAGGGCGCAGGTTTATGCGTTGGGGTGATGGGGATTTGCGCTTTCCTCGCCCAATTCGCTGGTTGGTGACACTGTTGGATGAGGAAGTGTTACCCCTGACTCTCGTAAACGGTTCGGACAAGATTGAAAGCGATCGCGTTTCGCGGGGACATCGCGTGCTACATCCGGAACCTGTCGTCATCTCCAACGCGGCGGATTACCTCGAAACCCTGAGAGGGGCAGGTGTTGAAGTCGATCCGGCGGTACGGCGTAGCGCGATCGAACAGCAGATTGCAGCGGCGGCACAGCAGTTGCACGGTTATGCGGAAGTGTACCCAGAATTGTTGGATGAAGTCGTTAATTTAGTCGAATGGCCGACGGCGGTGGCTGGGAAATTTGATGAAGAATTTTCGAGCTTGCCAACCGAAGCGATCGCAACCGTGATGGTGACGCATCAACGCTATTTTCCCGTTAAAGAAACGGCGGATAAAAATAGCGTGCTACTGCCTAACTTTATTGCAATTTCTAACGGCGACCCGGCTAAATCCGATATCATAACAGCCGGAAACGAACGAGTCATTCGCGCGCGTTTAGCTGATGCGCGATTTTTCTACGATGCTGACTGTTCGGAACCGTTTGAAACTTACCTTCCTCAACTCGATACCGTGACGTTCCAAGAAGATCTAGGAACGATGCACGATAAAGTCGAGCGCTTAATTGAAATTGCCGAAGAAATTTGCAAGCAACTCGATCTGCCACAACAAGAACGGGAATGGGTAGAACGGGCAGCGCTGTTGTGTAAAGTCGATCTCGTTTCGCAGATGGTCTATGAATTCCCTGAATTGCAGGGGGTAATGGGACAAAAATACGCCCTAGCTAGCGGCGAACCGGAAGCAGTGGCTACTGCAATTTTCGAGCATTATTTACCGCGTGGTGCGGACGATGTGCTGCCAGAGTCCGCGATCGGTCAAATTGTGGGTATTGCCGATCGCTTGGATACTTTGATTTCAATCTTTGGCTTGGGAATGCTGCCGACGGGTTCTTCCGATCCGTTTGCCCTGCGGCGCGCTGCAAATGCGATTATTAATATTATTTGGCACGCAAACTTAGGGATTAATTTAGATGAATTGCTGGCTCAATTTGGTAAGGATTTTGCGAGCAATCATGAGGACAAAGAATCGCCTTATCCTGCATTGCAGGAGTTTTTCGTGCAGCGCATTCGCACGCTATTGCAAGATGAGTTAGGAATTGATTATGACTTAGTGAATGCGGCGATCGCGGAGGAAGATGCGGAATATTGCGATCGCGCCTTAAACGATCTCCTAGACGTTCGCGATCGCGCCGTTTTCTTACAAACCATTCGGGATAATAAAACCCTCGATAACATCTACGAAACCGTCAATCGTTCGACGCGCCTTGCTGTTAAAGGCGACCTCGATACGGAAACCCTAGAACCCGAAAATCTTATCGATCCGAGTTTGTTTGAAAAAGGCTGCGAGCGCGATTTTTACGAAGCACTCGTTCAACTTGTTCCTAAAACTAAAGCAGCCCGAGACGAACGCAACTATCAACTTTTAGTTGATAATTTGGCACAAATTGCACCTGTCGTCAGCAACTTTTTTGATGGCGAAGATAGCGTATTAGTGATGGCAGAAAACCCCGACGTTCAAAAAAATCGATTGAATTTGCTCGGATTGCTACGAAATCACGCTCGCGTTCTTGCCGATTTTGGGCGAATTGTCAAGTAA
- a CDS encoding Uma2 family endonuclease has protein sequence MIAAIATPQKESPLLFAKLTWREFKAVEQLLDRPGYRISFLDGTLEIVKMPGEPHETVKKRIAALLELYLLMAGFDFTPTGSMTLESEGVAVKREADESYKLAPDRKLPDLVIEVVFSSGGIDKLEAYKRLKIPEVWFWEDGLLEIYHLRGEGDGLHYEKISESEAVKGIDLDLFLRCINMANHVEAIKTFQQALQK, from the coding sequence ATGATAGCCGCGATCGCAACTCCTCAAAAAGAATCTCCTCTCCTGTTTGCAAAACTGACTTGGAGAGAGTTCAAAGCGGTCGAACAATTATTAGACCGTCCGGGATATCGAATTTCTTTTCTAGATGGAACTCTGGAGATTGTCAAAATGCCGGGAGAACCCCACGAAACTGTTAAAAAGAGAATCGCTGCCCTGCTAGAGTTATACCTTTTAATGGCAGGATTTGATTTTACACCCACCGGCTCAATGACTTTAGAAAGCGAAGGCGTTGCTGTCAAACGAGAGGCAGATGAATCTTATAAACTTGCGCCCGATCGCAAGCTACCCGATTTAGTCATTGAGGTCGTGTTTTCGAGCGGCGGCATCGACAAATTAGAAGCTTACAAGCGTTTAAAAATACCAGAAGTTTGGTTTTGGGAAGACGGATTATTGGAAATTTATCATCTGCGGGGAGAGGGCGACGGGCTGCACTACGAAAAGATTTCTGAGAGTGAAGCCGTGAAGGGAATCGACCTAGATCTATTCTTACGCTGCATTAACATGGCGAATCATGTTGAAGCGATTAAGACTTTTCAACAAGCTCTGCAAAAATAG
- a CDS encoding Uma2 family endonuclease, with translation MVAAIATPQKESPLLFAKLTWREFKAVEQLLDRPGYRISFLDGTLEIVKMPGEPHETIKERLGALLELFLLMGGFDFTPTGSMTLESEGVAVKREADKSYKLAPDRKLPDLVIEVVFSSGGIDKLEAYKRLKISEVWFWEDGLLEIYHLRREDDGLHYEKISKSEAVKGIDLDLFLRCINMANHVEAIKTFQQTLQK, from the coding sequence ATGGTAGCCGCGATCGCAACTCCTCAAAAAGAATCTCCTCTCCTGTTTGCAAAACTGACTTGGAGAGAGTTCAAAGCTGTCGAACAATTATTAGACCGTCCGGGATATCGAATTTCTTTTCTAGATGGAACTCTGGAGATTGTCAAAATGCCGGGAGAACCCCACGAAACAATTAAAGAAAGACTTGGTGCATTGCTAGAACTCTTTCTGCTAATGGGAGGATTTGATTTTACACCCACCGGCTCAATGACTTTAGAAAGCGAAGGCGTTGCTGTCAAGCGAGAAGCTGATAAATCTTATAAACTTGCGCCCGATCGCAAGCTACCCGATTTAGTCATTGAGGTCGTGTTTTCGAGCGGCGGCATCGATAAATTGGAAGCTTACAAACGTTTGAAAATATCAGAAGTTTGGTTTTGGGAAGATGGATTATTGGAAATTTATCATCTGCGGAGAGAGGACGACGGGCTGCATTACGAAAAGATTTCCAAGAGTGAAGCCGTGAAGGGAATCGACCTCGATCTATTCTTGCGCTGCATTAACATGGCGAATCATGTTGAAGCAATTAAGACTTTTCAACAAACTCTGCAAAAATAG